Proteins encoded together in one Myxococcales bacterium window:
- a CDS encoding DUF4091 domain-containing protein has product MRTSVGSSLVLLALTASALGVAGQASADPAPPADFRLTLLDDGERIPRDETAPLPESVYPGVAELFALRGEVVAFQAVVESQTPNVRDFSVTLGPFANGDKTVSPRVETFAEQFVEIKRTTGGTRGSGVAFRAGAEPEPRLLGFYADALVPAVPTKAKQGERGALWVDIAVPEDAAPGVYDANLTVSSGGALVTRKVRLRVLDGAPIPYGKHAPTVYYDPSNLEARMGNRNAELQMRRLFHAHHVAAFRNTLVAADVDADAPYLTGEAYDPAKGYVGPGAGKPEGIEVIGAYGELEDADPQKLAVVTEMVKKLDALKVLDDAYLDGGEEDFTFPRTWRTALDADPLTKRLRVGAACHSDPTTLLPEVILLQTEVFGTETAAAAVKLGKRVWANNGKRPHGGAMVLDTPATDLRANSWISARYDISRWVYWEATSWTQRGGGKLPDTNTDPYTVAESFRNAGGNFSNGDGILVYPGRQVPPGMTTFDKDEVFPSVRLKNVRRGAQDAAYVELARAKDKAKADAVVERIVPVAMRAARGAASWPTRGKDYLDARRELAASFADFSAPAPVEPAASPSAEESSGCTTSRGGAGLPSFVAAGVAVVAVAARRRRSR; this is encoded by the coding sequence ATGCGCACGTCCGTCGGCTCTTCGCTCGTCCTCCTCGCGCTCACCGCGTCGGCCCTCGGCGTCGCCGGGCAGGCTTCGGCCGACCCCGCGCCCCCCGCCGATTTTCGGCTGACGCTCCTCGACGACGGCGAGCGCATCCCGCGCGACGAGACGGCGCCGCTCCCCGAGTCCGTCTACCCCGGTGTCGCCGAGCTCTTCGCGCTGCGCGGTGAGGTGGTGGCGTTCCAGGCGGTGGTCGAGAGCCAGACGCCGAACGTTCGGGACTTCTCCGTGACGCTCGGGCCCTTCGCGAACGGCGACAAGACGGTGAGCCCGCGCGTCGAGACGTTCGCCGAGCAGTTCGTCGAGATCAAGCGGACGACCGGGGGGACCCGTGGCTCGGGCGTCGCGTTCCGTGCGGGCGCCGAGCCCGAGCCGCGCCTCCTCGGATTCTACGCGGACGCTCTCGTCCCCGCCGTGCCCACCAAGGCCAAACAAGGCGAGCGTGGCGCGCTGTGGGTCGACATCGCCGTCCCCGAGGATGCCGCGCCCGGCGTCTACGACGCGAACCTGACGGTGAGCTCCGGTGGCGCCCTCGTGACGCGAAAGGTCCGCCTCCGTGTGCTCGACGGCGCGCCGATCCCGTACGGAAAACACGCTCCGACCGTGTACTACGACCCCTCGAACCTCGAGGCGCGCATGGGCAACCGCAACGCGGAGCTCCAGATGCGAAGGCTCTTCCACGCGCATCACGTCGCGGCCTTTCGAAACACGCTCGTCGCGGCCGACGTCGACGCCGACGCGCCGTACCTCACCGGCGAGGCCTACGATCCGGCGAAGGGGTACGTCGGCCCCGGGGCGGGCAAACCCGAGGGCATCGAGGTCATCGGCGCCTACGGCGAGCTCGAGGACGCCGACCCGCAGAAGCTCGCGGTCGTCACCGAGATGGTGAAGAAGCTCGATGCCCTCAAGGTGCTCGACGACGCCTACCTCGACGGCGGCGAAGAAGACTTCACGTTCCCCCGCACGTGGCGCACCGCGCTCGACGCCGATCCGCTCACGAAGCGCCTGCGCGTGGGCGCGGCCTGCCACAGCGATCCGACCACCCTCCTCCCCGAGGTCATCCTCCTCCAGACGGAGGTCTTCGGGACCGAGACCGCCGCGGCCGCCGTGAAGCTCGGCAAGCGCGTCTGGGCGAACAACGGGAAGCGCCCTCACGGCGGCGCGATGGTGCTCGACACGCCCGCGACCGACCTCCGCGCGAACTCCTGGATATCGGCCCGCTACGACATCTCGCGGTGGGTGTACTGGGAGGCGACGTCGTGGACGCAGCGCGGGGGCGGCAAGCTGCCCGACACGAACACCGACCCGTACACCGTGGCCGAGTCCTTTCGGAACGCCGGCGGCAATTTCTCCAATGGTGACGGTATCTTGGTGTATCCCGGTCGGCAGGTTCCGCCCGGTATGACGACCTTCGACAAGGACGAGGTCTTCCCCTCGGTTCGCCTCAAGAACGTTCGCCGTGGCGCCCAGGACGCCGCCTACGTGGAGCTCGCGCGCGCGAAGGACAAGGCCAAGGCCGACGCGGTCGTCGAGCGGATCGTGCCCGTCGCGATGCGCGCGGCCCGCGGAGCTGCTTCGTGGCCGACCCGCGGGAAGGACTACCTGGACGCGCGTCGAGAGCTCGCGGCATCCTTCGCCGATTTCTCGGCGCCCGCCCCGGTCGAGCCCGCCGCGTCTCCCTCCGCCGAGGAGAGCTCGGGGTGCACGACGTCTCGCGGCGGCGCGGGCCTCCCCTCGTTCGTGGCCGCTGGCGTCGCCGTCGTGGCGGTGGCCGCGCGCAGGCGTCGTTCGCGGTGA
- a CDS encoding NADPH:quinone oxidoreductase family protein, translating into MALENLPVGRKVVVQELGETPPEAIENHLAIVPMEPPKPAELSPRDVVVAVRRAQVGWVDLMMTSGQYQHLAKPPYTPGLEYAGVVVWVGPEAERETRLVEGEEVLVDGLLAGPRSLGAYQKWGGFASYAVAPCEAVIRVPGMLSLDAACNLLGNYETAYHALVARGKVLAGETVLVHGASGATGLAAVEIAKILGAKVIATGRSDEKLRVVRERGADHTLVLSEAEGGVASMRDRVKELTAGRGVDVVYDGVGGDISVESLRCLTFGGRFLVVGWASTPFVAKGKGGRGAPNANVLPTNLILMKGIDVLGCPTAIATAKDPSLRAPRLAKVLEWAEDGKISPFVSASYPFDEFKAAMMAKWNGEITGGGVLVIG; encoded by the coding sequence ATGGCGCTCGAGAATCTCCCCGTGGGTCGCAAGGTCGTCGTCCAAGAGCTCGGCGAGACGCCGCCCGAGGCGATCGAAAATCACCTCGCGATCGTGCCGATGGAACCGCCGAAGCCCGCCGAGCTCTCCCCGAGGGACGTCGTCGTCGCGGTGCGAAGGGCGCAGGTCGGCTGGGTCGATCTCATGATGACGAGCGGCCAGTACCAGCACCTCGCGAAGCCCCCGTACACGCCAGGGCTCGAGTACGCCGGCGTGGTCGTGTGGGTCGGGCCGGAGGCGGAGAGAGAGACGCGCCTCGTCGAGGGGGAAGAGGTACTCGTCGACGGTTTGCTCGCGGGCCCGCGCTCGCTCGGGGCGTACCAGAAGTGGGGCGGCTTCGCGTCGTACGCCGTCGCGCCCTGCGAGGCCGTGATCCGCGTCCCGGGCATGCTCTCACTCGATGCAGCATGCAACCTTTTGGGCAACTACGAGACGGCCTACCACGCGCTCGTCGCACGCGGGAAGGTCCTCGCCGGCGAGACCGTGCTCGTGCACGGGGCCTCGGGGGCGACGGGGCTTGCGGCGGTCGAGATCGCGAAGATCCTCGGCGCGAAGGTCATCGCCACCGGCCGCTCCGACGAGAAGCTCCGCGTGGTGCGCGAGCGCGGCGCCGATCACACGCTGGTGCTCTCCGAGGCCGAGGGCGGCGTCGCGTCGATGCGCGATCGCGTGAAGGAGCTCACCGCGGGGCGCGGCGTCGACGTGGTGTACGACGGTGTCGGAGGAGACATCTCGGTCGAGAGCCTGCGCTGCCTCACGTTCGGCGGGCGCTTCCTCGTGGTGGGCTGGGCGTCGACCCCGTTCGTGGCCAAGGGCAAGGGCGGGCGCGGCGCCCCGAACGCGAACGTGCTGCCGACGAACCTTATCCTCATGAAGGGCATCGACGTGCTCGGGTGCCCGACCGCGATCGCCACGGCCAAAGATCCGAGCCTCCGCGCGCCGCGGCTCGCGAAGGTGCTCGAGTGGGCCGAAGACGGTAAAATCAGCCCGTTCGTGAGCGCGAGCTACCCCTTCGACGAGTTCAAGGCCGCCATGATGGCCAAGTGGAACGGCGAGATCACGGGCGGCGGCGTGCTCGTGATCGGGTGA
- a CDS encoding C1 family peptidase yields the protein MPSRRLLGTVTVLLLAMQTACSAEVGDEGAAEEVSQSEDGVVGQDELELGAGLPRADFSRPLPASAKTTSLVAWDTPAKGQGSRGWCTAFATVAAIENLVGRHLGAKIDLSEIDHYQSYRRYEMLTSVKTAAKVPIAPEAAWPYDGNPVPDYRARRVAKVAQYAAPESLAEVLAELEAGHPLVLGITTYRNFGADASGRVPMPSGWKRGGHAVAVTGFVRDTSYAGGGYFTFKNSWGSSFGARGYGHLPVAYCQSSPCYFLAIRSVTYDGRTTPVSFAGLPPASPPQTPSPEPAPPPPTGGASVDDTTVRTVAIHDPRDPARFWLSLSASPAVLSQVVEARYDVDPTFGSGRYATSRDRGTSFKTTTVYRTYDRDWRTTGTELRLTDGRRVAIAGAVVRF from the coding sequence ATGCCCTCGCGACGCCTGCTCGGGACGGTGACCGTGTTGCTCTTGGCCATGCAGACCGCGTGCTCTGCCGAGGTCGGCGACGAAGGGGCCGCGGAGGAGGTGAGCCAGTCGGAGGACGGTGTCGTCGGTCAGGACGAGCTCGAGCTCGGGGCCGGCCTCCCGCGCGCGGACTTCTCGCGACCGCTCCCCGCTTCGGCGAAGACGACGAGCCTCGTCGCGTGGGATACGCCCGCGAAGGGCCAGGGGAGCCGAGGCTGGTGCACTGCCTTCGCGACGGTGGCGGCGATCGAGAACCTCGTCGGGCGGCACCTCGGGGCGAAGATCGATCTCTCGGAGATCGACCACTACCAGTCGTACCGGCGCTACGAGATGCTCACGTCGGTGAAGACCGCGGCCAAGGTGCCCATCGCGCCCGAGGCGGCGTGGCCGTACGACGGAAACCCGGTCCCCGACTACCGCGCGCGTCGCGTCGCGAAGGTCGCCCAGTACGCTGCTCCCGAGTCCCTCGCCGAGGTGCTGGCCGAGCTCGAGGCAGGTCACCCGCTCGTCCTCGGCATCACGACGTACAGGAACTTCGGGGCCGACGCGAGCGGCCGAGTGCCCATGCCGAGCGGCTGGAAACGCGGAGGGCACGCCGTCGCGGTGACGGGCTTCGTGCGCGACACGAGCTACGCCGGTGGAGGCTATTTCACCTTCAAAAACTCGTGGGGGAGCTCCTTCGGCGCGCGTGGGTATGGCCATTTGCCCGTCGCTTATTGCCAGTCGTCGCCCTGTTACTTCTTGGCGATTCGGAGCGTGACCTACGACGGTCGTACGACGCCCGTGTCCTTTGCGGGTTTGCCTCCTGCTTCGCCTCCGCAGACGCCCTCGCCCGAGCCGGCTCCCCCGCCGCCCACGGGTGGGGCCTCGGTCGACGACACGACGGTGCGCACGGTCGCCATCCACGATCCGCGCGATCCGGCGCGCTTCTGGCTCTCCCTCTCCGCGTCTCCGGCCGTCCTCTCCCAGGTCGTCGAGGCGCGCTACGACGTCGACCCGACCTTCGGCTCGGGCAGGTACGCGACCTCGCGCGACCGTGGCACGTCCTTCAAGACGACGACGGTGTACCGCACCTACGACCGCGACTGGCGCACCACCGGCACCGAGCTCCGGCTCACCGATGGGCGACGTGTCGCCATCGCGGGCGCGGTCGTCCGCTTCTAA
- a CDS encoding TetR/AcrR family transcriptional regulator, which produces MEKRRPRERPTKTASARALGPEAWLAAAWEALARGGVEGVRVEPLAARLGVTKGSFYWHFRDRAALLDALLEDWERRATLGVIARVDASSEAPRARLAELLRVTTGAPEAPDAEHAIRAWGAHDPSAGARLARVDERRERYVEDLLVSAGVTRAKAKHRARALYLTLIGEYARVSHGGAPTSPATWAELLERMLPDTAPARPTRPRAER; this is translated from the coding sequence ATGGAAAAGCGACGACCCCGCGAACGACCCACGAAAACGGCCTCGGCGCGCGCGCTCGGCCCCGAGGCATGGCTCGCCGCGGCGTGGGAGGCGCTCGCGCGGGGCGGCGTCGAGGGCGTACGCGTCGAGCCCTTGGCGGCGCGCCTCGGCGTGACCAAGGGGAGCTTCTATTGGCATTTCCGCGATCGGGCGGCGCTGCTCGACGCGCTCCTCGAAGACTGGGAACGGCGCGCGACCCTCGGGGTGATCGCTCGGGTCGACGCGTCCTCCGAGGCGCCACGCGCGCGCCTCGCGGAGCTCCTACGCGTGACGACAGGCGCCCCCGAGGCCCCCGACGCCGAGCACGCGATCCGCGCGTGGGGGGCGCACGATCCCTCCGCGGGCGCGCGCCTCGCGAGGGTCGACGAACGACGCGAGCGCTACGTCGAGGACCTGCTCGTCTCGGCGGGGGTCACGCGCGCCAAAGCAAAACATAGGGCGCGCGCGCTCTACTTGACCCTCATCGGGGAGTACGCGCGGGTCTCCCACGGGGGCGCCCCGACGAGCCCCGCGACGTGGGCCGAGCTGCTCGAGCGCATGCTGCCGGACACGGCGCCCGCCCGCCCGACGCGCCCACGCGCGGAGCGGTGA
- a CDS encoding acyl-CoA thioesterase, whose product MARITPDPAVATTVHTFRVRFCETDLMGIVHHANYLQYFEAGRVEWLRRRGILYSEWVGAGVHTAVVEALTKYHAPAKFDDELSCATTLAEVGGASLVYAYRLTRGETLIATGHTKLACVDDAQRLAKMPKDMRDILLRPEAAG is encoded by the coding sequence ATGGCGCGAATCACCCCGGATCCGGCCGTCGCGACGACGGTCCACACGTTCCGCGTCCGCTTCTGCGAGACCGACTTGATGGGCATCGTGCACCACGCGAACTACCTCCAGTACTTCGAGGCGGGGCGCGTCGAGTGGCTGCGCCGCCGAGGCATTCTCTACTCGGAGTGGGTCGGCGCGGGTGTGCACACGGCGGTCGTCGAGGCGCTCACGAAGTACCACGCACCCGCGAAATTCGACGACGAGCTCTCGTGCGCGACGACGCTCGCGGAGGTCGGTGGGGCCTCGCTCGTGTACGCGTACCGCCTCACGCGCGGGGAGACGCTCATCGCGACGGGCCACACGAAGCTCGCCTGCGTGGACGACGCGCAGAGGCTCGCCAAGATGCCCAAAGACATGCGCGACATCTTGCTTCGTCCCGAGGCCGCGGGGTGA
- a CDS encoding delta-60 repeat domain-containing protein — protein MRKVGLTVSLLVVSASLAGAFTACVGDDPVAVPQDAATPQDAATTTPDTSTLPPPDGAAPDAQAQAQITADARAFVRQGGMVEIDAKIERKGLAGELAVTVTGLPKGVTAQPAVFAAAASTTKVTLVAANDATVGEAPIKLEVSGAAPASLNLLVAGPSGTLDTTFDNDGLVLVTADPTAVFYAARVQNDGKIVAVGAQNGGAAGGGWYVKRYNADGSPDAAFNTAAAAAVPGQGMARAVAFEPGSGKIVVAGGAGTTERLAVVRLNPNGAADQGFANAGTLIVDSVTHPNGSRANGVVAFGNGTVLVAGTRTEGGGGGTGIVDRYLPNGTRDPAFASYVSPTASAFTGLLPLAGSAFFVTGTEASVSPPAQIGLRLLGNGTPDATFGNQGKRIYASGCRGAASALATNGDVVITGQDVRGPSYCVTRVAAQGNGDLVYTQSIGGGNSEQFTAAASGPGNTTYAAGNGGGSQDKVAILERRQPNGNLDRTFASAGTYELEDPATPDTYIYSIQGATTGDDGRVLIVGSRASSNRGPFIARFWP, from the coding sequence ATGCGCAAGGTCGGTCTTACGGTGTCGCTGCTCGTCGTCTCGGCTTCGCTCGCGGGGGCGTTCACGGCGTGTGTCGGGGACGACCCGGTCGCCGTCCCCCAAGACGCCGCGACCCCGCAGGACGCCGCCACGACGACCCCCGACACCTCCACGCTGCCCCCTCCCGACGGGGCCGCCCCCGACGCGCAGGCCCAGGCGCAGATCACCGCCGACGCGCGCGCGTTCGTCCGTCAAGGAGGCATGGTCGAGATCGACGCCAAGATCGAGCGCAAAGGCCTCGCGGGTGAGCTCGCCGTCACGGTGACGGGCCTCCCCAAAGGGGTCACGGCCCAACCCGCCGTGTTCGCAGCCGCTGCGTCGACGACCAAGGTCACGCTCGTCGCCGCGAACGACGCGACGGTCGGCGAGGCGCCCATCAAGCTCGAGGTCTCGGGGGCCGCTCCGGCTTCGCTCAACCTGCTCGTCGCGGGGCCGTCGGGCACGCTCGACACGACCTTCGACAACGACGGGCTCGTGCTCGTCACGGCGGATCCCACCGCGGTGTTCTATGCCGCGCGCGTCCAAAACGACGGGAAGATCGTGGCCGTGGGCGCGCAGAACGGCGGCGCCGCGGGCGGCGGTTGGTACGTGAAGCGCTACAACGCCGACGGCTCCCCCGACGCGGCCTTCAACACCGCGGCGGCCGCGGCCGTGCCGGGGCAAGGCATGGCGCGCGCGGTGGCCTTCGAACCGGGCAGCGGCAAGATCGTCGTGGCCGGCGGCGCGGGCACGACCGAGCGGCTCGCGGTCGTGCGGCTCAACCCGAACGGCGCGGCGGACCAAGGCTTCGCGAACGCCGGCACCCTCATCGTCGACTCTGTGACGCACCCGAACGGCTCGCGCGCAAACGGCGTCGTGGCGTTCGGGAACGGCACGGTGCTCGTCGCGGGGACACGAACCGAGGGCGGCGGCGGCGGCACGGGCATCGTCGATCGGTATCTGCCGAACGGGACGCGCGATCCGGCGTTCGCGTCGTACGTCTCGCCCACGGCTTCGGCGTTCACGGGGCTCTTGCCGCTCGCGGGGAGCGCGTTCTTCGTCACGGGCACCGAGGCCTCGGTGTCGCCTCCGGCGCAGATCGGCCTCCGGCTCCTCGGGAACGGCACCCCCGACGCGACGTTCGGCAACCAAGGAAAGCGGATCTACGCGTCGGGTTGCCGAGGCGCCGCGTCGGCCCTCGCCACGAACGGCGACGTGGTCATCACCGGCCAAGACGTTCGGGGCCCGTCGTATTGCGTGACCCGCGTGGCCGCGCAGGGCAACGGCGATCTCGTCTACACGCAGAGCATCGGGGGCGGGAACAGCGAGCAGTTCACGGCCGCCGCGTCGGGCCCCGGCAACACGACGTACGCCGCGGGCAACGGCGGCGGGAGCCAAGACAAGGTGGCGATCCTCGAGCGGCGCCAGCCCAACGGCAACCTCGATCGCACGTTCGCTTCGGCGGGCACCTACGAGCTCGAAGACCCGGCCACGCCCGACACGTACATCTACTCGATCCAGGGAGCGACCACGGGCGACGACGGCCGCGTCCTCATCGTCGGCAGCCGCGCGTCGAGCAACCGGGGCCCTTTCATCGCGCGCTTCTGGCCGTAA
- a CDS encoding DUF3995 domain-containing protein produces the protein MLLVSGALALVVSRGRHFAWALFLLGGLAGVVGPHVGAVAPYAAGVAGVVLLGISAVHVAWLFGARWGIRAAIPEIAGRPAFSPPRALTGVVAAVFGGAGAFVLVAARFGSAPWAWVTLAGAAVFGLRALGDFRLVGLTKRVLGTPFARWDDGLFTPLSLLLSVCFAIVAARGLS, from the coding sequence ATGCTGCTCGTCTCCGGGGCGCTCGCGCTCGTGGTCTCGCGTGGGCGGCATTTCGCGTGGGCGCTCTTCTTGCTCGGGGGTCTCGCAGGGGTCGTCGGGCCGCACGTCGGCGCGGTCGCGCCCTACGCGGCGGGGGTAGCGGGCGTGGTGCTCTTGGGGATCTCCGCCGTCCACGTCGCGTGGCTCTTCGGAGCACGCTGGGGGATACGGGCTGCCATCCCGGAGATCGCAGGGAGACCGGCGTTCTCGCCGCCTCGAGCCCTCACGGGGGTGGTCGCCGCCGTGTTCGGTGGGGCGGGGGCGTTCGTGCTCGTCGCCGCGCGTTTCGGCTCGGCCCCTTGGGCATGGGTCACGCTCGCCGGGGCGGCGGTGTTCGGGCTGCGGGCCCTCGGAGATTTTCGCCTCGTCGGGCTCACGAAGCGCGTCCTCGGCACGCCGTTCGCGCGGTGGGACGATGGCCTCTTCACTCCGCTCTCGCTCCTCCTCTCGGTGTGCTTCGCGATCGTGGCTGCGCGGGGGCTCTCGTGA
- a CDS encoding molybdenum cofactor guanylyltransferase has product MKVGVLAGGASSRMGTSKALMPGPTGEPLLVRAVRVGREAGLDPCVVGQGLELSRVAEELGVPIVGDAVASSGPLSGLVGLLRHASPEPVIVVACDMPYVEAGVLRELVASLAGHAIVASRREGRWEPLLSALDPARVLPVAEARLGRGALSLQGLFDEVGAAVCSLDPAVLRDWDTPDDVDAGPLAKPRG; this is encoded by the coding sequence GTGAAGGTCGGTGTGCTCGCGGGCGGGGCGTCGAGCCGCATGGGGACCTCGAAGGCCCTCATGCCCGGGCCGACCGGAGAGCCGCTCCTCGTGCGTGCCGTGCGGGTCGGGAGAGAGGCGGGCCTCGACCCGTGTGTCGTGGGCCAGGGCTTGGAGCTCTCGCGCGTGGCCGAAGAGCTCGGGGTGCCGATCGTCGGCGACGCCGTGGCCTCGTCGGGGCCGCTCTCGGGGCTCGTCGGTCTCTTGCGTCACGCTTCTCCGGAGCCCGTGATCGTCGTGGCGTGCGACATGCCGTACGTCGAGGCGGGTGTGCTGCGCGAGCTCGTCGCGTCGCTCGCAGGTCACGCGATCGTCGCGTCGCGCCGCGAGGGCCGATGGGAGCCGCTGCTGTCGGCGCTCGACCCGGCGCGTGTGCTTCCCGTGGCCGAGGCGAGGCTCGGGCGTGGGGCGCTCTCGTTGCAAGGTCTCTTCGACGAGGTCGGGGCCGCCGTGTGCTCGCTCGACCCTGCCGTGCTGCGCGACTGGGACACGCCGGACGACGTGGACGCGGGCCCCCTCGCCAAGCCCCGCGGGTGA
- a CDS encoding CRTAC1 family protein — MRTRLSRLLLGPSLVAFVGLAAACSTTTTVDPETTDGGAEPPGTPCEARSAKAPERDFFKDISEKSGIQKDNFVPSPATPIPINDHSRLAMVDVDGDGWDDAVMHSLFPNPQKGIPFDHLVFRNKHDGTFEDISEASGLKAVQAGFFAFADVDNDGDQDCFAGLDIELAGQTSVLLLNDGKGKFSVKEKSGVEGLKYASNAVFADFDNDGKVDLFVGNGQTSFSAKNALLRGNGDGTFTDVTAASLPGVPAQPSNGLVACDYDDDGDLDVLVSTYGVSVKNGWNQLWENDGTGAFSNVAQERGFHALATGTYWSPRAGKGRDAQPVSADKIVGSNGFGIDCADVTGDGLPDVWLATISHGDGADESRLWSDPTQLLVNGGKAKSFAFENQFLDRGLPYNEGDIDGATVDFDNDGRLDLALTRTDKYEANYSNPEQKGYFGLFRQNDDGTFVSLGLASGINDTAEGGKRGKGGQNLAFADIDHDGDPDLLFGARDMGGGRANLLFENTIGQDAQWLAISVRGDGKKVHTDAFGTKVTVRLGDRVIVREKKSSRGTYDSIDGSTLLFGLGGANACVEGKNKAKVEIRWPDGTVDTFGADTFALRSYVRATYGEKKLVVTK, encoded by the coding sequence ATGCGCACGCGCCTCTCTCGTCTTCTCCTCGGTCCGAGCCTCGTTGCCTTCGTCGGCCTCGCGGCCGCATGCTCGACGACCACGACGGTCGACCCCGAGACGACCGACGGTGGCGCCGAGCCCCCGGGCACGCCCTGCGAAGCGCGCTCCGCGAAGGCCCCCGAGCGAGACTTCTTCAAGGACATCTCCGAGAAGAGCGGCATCCAGAAGGACAACTTCGTCCCGAGCCCCGCGACCCCGATCCCCATCAACGACCACAGCCGCCTCGCGATGGTCGACGTCGACGGCGACGGCTGGGACGACGCCGTCATGCACTCGCTCTTCCCGAACCCGCAGAAGGGCATCCCGTTCGATCACCTCGTGTTTCGGAACAAACACGACGGCACCTTCGAGGATATCTCCGAGGCCTCGGGGCTGAAGGCGGTGCAGGCAGGGTTCTTCGCCTTCGCCGACGTCGACAACGACGGCGACCAAGACTGCTTCGCGGGGCTCGACATCGAGCTCGCCGGGCAGACGAGCGTGCTCCTCTTGAACGACGGAAAAGGGAAGTTCTCGGTCAAAGAGAAGAGCGGCGTCGAGGGGCTGAAATACGCGTCGAACGCCGTGTTCGCCGACTTCGACAACGACGGCAAGGTCGACCTCTTCGTGGGCAACGGGCAGACGAGCTTCAGCGCGAAGAACGCGCTCCTTCGTGGCAACGGCGACGGGACCTTCACCGACGTCACGGCGGCGAGCCTGCCCGGAGTGCCCGCGCAGCCCTCGAACGGGCTCGTGGCGTGCGACTACGACGACGACGGCGATCTCGACGTGCTCGTGTCGACCTACGGCGTGAGCGTCAAGAACGGCTGGAACCAGCTCTGGGAGAACGACGGCACCGGAGCGTTCTCGAACGTCGCCCAGGAGCGCGGGTTCCACGCGCTCGCCACCGGCACGTACTGGAGCCCTCGCGCGGGCAAGGGGCGCGACGCGCAGCCCGTGTCCGCCGACAAAATCGTCGGCTCGAACGGCTTCGGCATCGACTGCGCCGACGTGACGGGCGACGGCCTGCCCGACGTGTGGCTCGCGACGATCAGCCACGGCGACGGCGCGGACGAGAGCCGCCTCTGGAGCGACCCGACGCAGCTCCTCGTGAACGGCGGCAAGGCCAAGTCGTTCGCGTTCGAGAACCAGTTCCTCGACCGCGGGCTCCCCTACAACGAGGGCGACATCGACGGCGCCACGGTCGACTTCGACAACGACGGCCGCCTCGACCTCGCGCTCACACGCACCGACAAGTACGAGGCGAACTACTCGAACCCCGAACAAAAGGGCTATTTCGGCCTCTTTCGGCAGAACGACGACGGCACCTTCGTGAGCCTCGGGCTCGCCTCCGGCATCAACGACACGGCCGAGGGAGGCAAGCGCGGCAAGGGAGGCCAGAACCTCGCGTTCGCCGACATCGACCACGACGGCGATCCGGATCTGCTCTTCGGCGCGCGCGACATGGGCGGCGGGCGGGCGAACCTGCTCTTCGAGAACACGATCGGGCAAGACGCGCAGTGGCTCGCGATCTCGGTGCGAGGCGACGGCAAGAAGGTGCACACGGACGCGTTCGGCACGAAGGTCACCGTGCGCCTCGGCGACCGCGTGATCGTGCGCGAGAAGAAGTCGAGCCGTGGCACGTACGACAGCATCGACGGCTCGACGCTCCTCTTCGGGCTCGGCGGCGCGAACGCGTGCGTCGAAGGGAAAAACAAGGCCAAAGTCGAGATCCGCTGGCCCGACGGCACGGTCGACACGTTCGGCGCCGACACGTTCGCGCTCCGAAGCTACGTGCGCGCGACGTACGGTGAGAAGAAGCTCGTCGTCACGAAGTGA